The following are from one region of the Halodesulfurarchaeum sp. HSR-GB genome:
- a CDS encoding AIR synthase family protein, whose protein sequence is MQPGKVDRDFFSEYIAGRLGADRPDVELGPTFGADFGLLSIGDRALALATDPVFVLRDLGLERAAWFAVHVLLSDVALSGLEPSHLAVDLSLPPGTDPETFETIWTVFDAEARELGVSIVTGHTGAYAGAAFPTIGAGTALAVGDPGSVVRPTGAKPGDRLLVTKGPAIETTGILGTVFGEPAGLDGEAVAAARDRFFEASPVEDAAIAARAGSVTAMHDATEGGLANALHELAHASGVGLRVESGQVPLGSGVAAVCSAFDIDPWVASSSGTVLLTVDPGSVESVRSALEEAGIRAGEIGTVESGGGVRVDGDPIPEPETDPFWPAYERARERYGPPEQRD, encoded by the coding sequence ATGCAACCGGGGAAGGTCGACCGGGACTTCTTCAGCGAGTACATCGCGGGCCGACTGGGGGCCGACCGACCGGACGTCGAACTTGGTCCGACCTTCGGGGCGGACTTCGGCCTCCTCTCGATCGGCGACCGCGCGCTCGCACTCGCGACCGACCCTGTCTTCGTCCTCCGGGATCTGGGCCTCGAACGGGCCGCCTGGTTCGCGGTCCACGTCCTGTTGAGCGACGTCGCCCTCTCGGGGCTCGAACCATCTCATCTGGCGGTCGACCTCTCCCTGCCGCCCGGGACCGACCCCGAGACCTTCGAGACCATCTGGACGGTCTTCGACGCGGAGGCCCGCGAACTCGGCGTGAGCATCGTCACGGGCCACACCGGAGCCTACGCGGGGGCTGCCTTCCCGACCATCGGGGCCGGGACGGCACTAGCTGTAGGCGACCCCGGGTCGGTGGTCCGGCCCACGGGGGCGAAGCCGGGCGACCGCCTGCTGGTCACCAAGGGGCCGGCGATCGAGACGACCGGCATCCTGGGGACCGTCTTCGGCGAACCAGCGGGACTCGATGGAGAGGCGGTCGCGGCAGCCCGGGACCGCTTTTTCGAGGCGAGTCCCGTGGAGGATGCCGCCATCGCCGCCCGAGCCGGCTCCGTGACCGCGATGCACGACGCGACCGAGGGCGGGCTGGCGAACGCGCTCCACGAACTGGCCCACGCGAGTGGCGTCGGCCTGCGCGTCGAGTCCGGGCAAGTTCCCCTGGGGTCGGGGGTCGCGGCAGTGTGCTCGGCCTTCGATATCGACCCGTGGGTGGCCTCCAGTTCCGGGACCGTGCTGCTCACGGTCGATCCAGGGAGTGTCGAATCGGTCCGTTCAGCACTCGAGGAGGCGGGGATTCGGGCGGGGGAGATCGGGACCGTCGAATCCGGTGGTGGGGTTCGGGTGGACGGCGACCCGATTCCGGAGCCCGAAACGGACCCCTTCTGGCCGGCCTACGAACGGGCGCGGGAACGGTACGGGCCGCCGGAGCAGAGGGATTAA
- a CDS encoding AIM24 family protein produces MDLDEFTARNAPDPGGEQFELENDYTLDVTVNGSVKAKAGSMIAHTGDLSFTGKASAEGGITGFLKEAATGEGTPIMDVEGQGHVYLADREKKVQILKLDAGESVTVNGEDILAFAPGVSYEIGSIDSLAGSFAGGFTNVHLSGPGYVALTTHGDPLVLQPPVTTDPSATVAWSGVSPTVEVNASLSDMVGQESGERFQMQFTGERGFVVVQPFEELG; encoded by the coding sequence ATGGATCTCGACGAATTCACCGCGCGAAACGCGCCCGACCCGGGTGGCGAACAGTTCGAACTCGAAAACGACTACACGCTCGATGTGACCGTCAACGGATCGGTCAAAGCCAAAGCCGGATCGATGATCGCTCACACCGGAGACCTTTCGTTTACTGGGAAAGCCTCGGCGGAAGGTGGGATCACGGGGTTTCTCAAGGAGGCTGCGACGGGTGAGGGAACCCCGATCATGGATGTCGAGGGACAGGGACACGTGTATCTCGCGGATCGAGAGAAGAAGGTTCAGATTCTCAAACTCGACGCTGGCGAGTCGGTCACCGTCAATGGGGAGGACATTCTCGCTTTCGCACCGGGGGTCTCCTACGAGATCGGTTCGATCGACAGTCTGGCGGGTTCCTTCGCCGGCGGATTTACGAACGTTCATCTCTCGGGACCGGGGTACGTGGCACTCACAACCCACGGAGACCCGCTCGTTCTCCAACCGCCGGTGACCACGGACCCCAGCGCGACGGTCGCCTGGAGTGGTGTCTCTCCAACCGTCGAGGTAAACGCCAGCCTCTCGGACATGGTCGGGCAGGAATCCGGCGAGCGATTCCAGATGCAATTCACCGGCGAGCGTGGGTTCGTCGTCGTCCAGCCATTCGAGGAACTGGGCTGA
- a CDS encoding S49 family peptidase produces the protein MSNRIDDFVRELLSSYAVLAIIGILVGAILIPPGLGAVAGADGTVAVVTIDESITGATADTTAQELRDVREDDSIDAVVLRVDSGGGAVTGSETQYRAVKRLAQEKPVVTSVRSMAASGAYYTILPSDTIYAQPSSMVGHVGVIASYADSEGVPASMTSGPDKASGATMDEYQAQLETLKQSFVSTVMNERGEEITLSRTEVSQAKIYTGAEAVENGYADKIGGLETAIQAAAEKADLGSYETEHRDPVSITDLLSLIGLESGSTTPETLFHSPGVDRVRYLALWGTPAEIGTNSTEVTTYAG, from the coding sequence ATGAGCAATCGAATTGATGACTTCGTACGGGAGCTCCTCTCCTCGTATGCAGTCCTCGCAATAATCGGCATCCTCGTCGGTGCGATACTCATCCCTCCGGGACTCGGAGCCGTCGCCGGAGCGGATGGGACCGTCGCCGTCGTAACGATAGACGAATCGATCACTGGCGCAACCGCCGACACGACCGCCCAGGAACTTCGTGACGTCCGAGAGGACGATTCCATCGACGCCGTTGTCCTCCGTGTGGACAGCGGTGGCGGTGCAGTTACGGGGAGTGAAACCCAGTACAGGGCCGTCAAACGCCTTGCCCAGGAGAAACCCGTCGTGACGAGCGTCCGCTCGATGGCCGCGTCGGGAGCCTACTACACAATTCTTCCGAGTGACACGATCTACGCCCAGCCGAGTTCGATGGTCGGCCACGTCGGCGTCATCGCCTCGTATGCGGATAGCGAGGGCGTGCCGGCCTCCATGACCTCCGGGCCCGACAAAGCGTCTGGGGCCACGATGGACGAGTATCAGGCTCAGCTCGAGACACTCAAACAATCGTTCGTGAGCACGGTCATGAACGAACGGGGCGAGGAGATTACACTCTCCCGAACCGAAGTTTCGCAGGCGAAGATATACACCGGAGCCGAAGCGGTCGAAAACGGTTATGCCGACAAAATCGGTGGCCTCGAGACCGCGATTCAGGCGGCTGCTGAGAAGGCCGATCTCGGCTCGTACGAGACCGAACACCGGGATCCAGTTTCGATCACCGACTTGCTCTCGTTGATCGGACTCGAAAGTGGAAGTACGACTCCTGAAACGCTCTTCCACTCGCCAGGTGTCGACCGTGTTCGGTATCTCGCACTCTGGGGAACGCCCGCCGAAATCGGCACCAACTCCACGGAGGTGACTACCTATGCAGGGTGA
- a CDS encoding DUF4350 domain-containing protein: protein MQGDELLSRIGLFVLVSLAVGALFTIPAINGQPVSDEADLDVSSHNSANILAEAPAETGAVSIEAAAEPKHVVIDAAHSNGIDRASLDPIVSALTEAGHDVSFYRGSAMDSINTTLRQADAFVVISPGAAYSAEDKAGLEAFVDAGGRVLFAGEPTTQTGGTLTSLVLGSTQVTSSTPLTGLAASFGVAYGDGYVYDLERYDLNYRNVYATPSGSEFPSEANVTVHEAVPVRGGTPVLETAETAKVSSDREAASYPVATRNGDVLAVGDASLFDTEWAQRNDNEEFVGAAIEFLVNGEKTPGAPTQPQSSQGPGTPAAMP from the coding sequence ATGCAGGGTGACGAGTTGCTGAGTCGGATCGGACTGTTCGTACTGGTAAGCCTCGCCGTCGGGGCGCTGTTCACGATACCGGCGATAAACGGTCAGCCGGTATCCGACGAGGCGGATCTGGACGTTAGCTCACACAACTCGGCCAATATCCTGGCCGAGGCCCCAGCAGAGACCGGCGCTGTTTCAATCGAAGCCGCGGCGGAGCCGAAACACGTGGTAATCGACGCGGCCCACAGTAACGGCATCGACAGAGCCTCACTCGACCCAATTGTCTCCGCCCTCACGGAAGCGGGCCACGACGTGAGCTTCTACCGCGGAAGTGCGATGGACTCGATCAACACAACACTTCGCCAGGCTGATGCGTTCGTCGTCATCTCGCCGGGGGCGGCCTATTCGGCTGAAGACAAAGCAGGATTGGAGGCGTTCGTTGACGCCGGCGGCCGAGTCCTCTTCGCCGGCGAGCCCACAACCCAGACGGGAGGTACCTTGACGTCCCTGGTGCTGGGTTCGACGCAAGTCACCTCCTCGACACCGCTGACCGGGCTTGCAGCCTCCTTCGGGGTTGCGTATGGAGACGGATACGTGTACGACCTGGAACGCTACGACCTCAACTACCGCAACGTCTACGCCACGCCGTCGGGATCGGAATTCCCGAGCGAGGCGAACGTGACCGTTCACGAGGCCGTGCCGGTTCGGGGCGGGACGCCCGTCCTCGAAACGGCGGAAACGGCAAAGGTATCTAGTGACAGAGAGGCCGCGTCCTATCCCGTCGCCACCCGGAACGGTGACGTACTCGCGGTCGGGGACGCGTCGCTCTTCGATACGGAGTGGGCACAACGAAACGACAACGAAGAGTTCGTCGGCGCGGCGATCGAATTCCTCGTGAACGGGGAGAAGACCCCCGGGGCACCCACACAGCCACAGTCGAGTCAGGGCCCTGGGACACCCGCTGCAATGCCCTGA
- a CDS encoding winged helix-turn-helix domain-containing protein, whose amino-acid sequence MDGEEIEVLEAVHDDFSREILERVAQEPLSAPELVEQVDASKPTVYRRLSDLEEMDLVAVRVQPDDAGHHRKQYVAAVDAVHICVESDGLSVQVDRSAEDAVDRFRKLVGDIT is encoded by the coding sequence ATGGACGGCGAAGAAATCGAGGTGCTCGAAGCCGTCCACGACGATTTCTCCCGGGAGATTCTGGAGCGAGTCGCCCAGGAGCCACTCTCCGCCCCCGAATTAGTGGAGCAAGTGGACGCCTCGAAGCCGACGGTATATCGCCGGTTGTCCGATCTGGAGGAGATGGATCTCGTCGCGGTACGCGTCCAACCAGACGACGCCGGCCACCATCGAAAGCAGTACGTTGCGGCGGTCGACGCAGTTCATATCTGTGTCGAGTCGGACGGACTGTCGGTTCAGGTCGACCGCTCGGCCGAGGACGCCGTCGATCGCTTCCGGAAGCTCGTGGGTGATATCACATGA
- a CDS encoding YIP1 family protein, with translation MLWYVSQMAAPISALVRSPAAFFSSRMERPGHILPVVILTLTGVSTLGAQLLLASMSVIGERLTLSYVSTAFQIEIPAITVAGALVSFGHVFLYWVVFAAIFYLLSLPFASAGTFSSVFWLSAWGFVPWALAGLLWLGAMIVSASSVPPPATSAGNAAFVEQVQGTQIVETSLLVDYLATAWSLGLWTVLVRTVRDVRWWQAALAVGPVAAFEIAKVLVF, from the coding sequence ATGCTTTGGTACGTGAGCCAGATGGCCGCTCCCATCTCAGCGCTGGTTCGCTCTCCTGCCGCCTTCTTTTCTTCACGCATGGAGAGGCCGGGTCACATCCTCCCGGTGGTGATCCTCACGCTCACTGGTGTCAGTACCCTTGGCGCGCAGTTGCTCCTCGCATCGATGTCCGTGATCGGGGAGCGATTAACCCTCTCCTATGTGAGTACGGCGTTTCAGATCGAGATCCCGGCGATCACCGTCGCTGGGGCACTCGTCAGTTTCGGCCACGTCTTTCTCTATTGGGTGGTTTTCGCCGCGATCTTCTATCTGCTATCGCTCCCATTTGCCTCTGCGGGGACCTTTTCCTCGGTCTTCTGGCTCTCTGCCTGGGGGTTCGTGCCGTGGGCGCTCGCTGGATTGCTCTGGCTCGGTGCGATGATCGTCAGTGCCTCTTCTGTCCCGCCCCCTGCGACGTCAGCGGGAAATGCGGCGTTCGTTGAGCAAGTCCAGGGGACCCAGATCGTCGAGACCAGTCTCCTGGTGGACTACCTGGCCACGGCCTGGTCGCTTGGGCTCTGGACCGTTCTCGTCCGGACGGTCCGTGACGTACGGTGGTGGCAGGCAGCGCTCGCTGTGGGACCTGTCGCTGCATTCGAGATTGCGAAAGTGCTCGTGTTCTGA
- a CDS encoding carbonic anhydrase — MPDTNLQELLERNTCHTESLESDHFDAVQDGQEPAAVAMTCADSRVSQEGMWAVEEPGWLFTPSTIGNQVWDRHEGDRVVDGSMLYPLVQTGTDVAVVVGHTGCGAVTAALEAVRGAGGELPAGILKWIQELVPVIEAGLADDRIDPDRGDLVDQLVEYNVDRQVEFLRESENVPANVSIYGFVYDFQQVYGSVPGRAYLVNADGETDLDALRALAGDEHAEQVKRLL; from the coding sequence ATGCCCGACACGAACCTGCAGGAGCTTCTCGAACGGAACACATGCCACACCGAGTCCCTGGAATCGGATCACTTCGACGCGGTCCAGGACGGACAGGAACCGGCCGCCGTCGCCATGACTTGCGCGGACTCGCGAGTCAGCCAGGAGGGGATGTGGGCCGTCGAGGAACCCGGCTGGCTGTTCACGCCGAGCACGATCGGCAACCAGGTCTGGGATCGACACGAAGGCGATCGAGTCGTGGACGGCAGCATGCTCTACCCACTCGTCCAGACCGGAACCGACGTGGCCGTAGTAGTTGGTCACACCGGCTGTGGAGCGGTGACGGCGGCACTCGAAGCTGTCAGGGGAGCGGGCGGGGAGTTACCGGCCGGAATACTGAAGTGGATTCAGGAGCTGGTCCCCGTGATCGAGGCGGGCCTGGCCGACGATCGGATTGATCCAGATCGGGGAGATCTAGTCGATCAGCTCGTCGAATACAACGTCGACCGGCAGGTCGAGTTCCTCCGGGAGAGCGAAAATGTGCCCGCTAACGTCTCGATCTACGGCTTCGTCTATGACTTCCAGCAGGTCTACGGATCGGTCCCGGGTCGGGCCTACCTCGTCAACGCCGACGGCGAGACCGACCTCGATGCGTTACGAGCCCTGGCCGGGGACGAACACGCCGAGCAGGTCAAACGCCTGCTGTAG
- a CDS encoding YbhB/YbcL family Raf kinase inhibitor-like protein produces MALQLNSPVFADGESIPDRYGYTEANVNPPLEIDGVPSETVSLALVMDDPDAVEPAGKVWGHWVVWNIDPETEQIPEDWDAAGAHEGTTDYGEPGYGGPNPPDREHTYRFRLFALDTDLALDSGAEKETLEAEIEGHVLDQATLTGTYAP; encoded by the coding sequence ATGGCACTTCAACTCAACAGTCCGGTGTTTGCCGACGGCGAATCCATTCCCGATCGGTATGGTTACACCGAGGCCAACGTGAACCCGCCGCTGGAGATCGACGGCGTGCCCAGCGAGACGGTGTCGCTGGCACTTGTGATGGACGATCCGGACGCCGTGGAACCGGCGGGCAAAGTCTGGGGTCACTGGGTCGTCTGGAACATCGACCCCGAAACCGAACAGATCCCGGAGGACTGGGACGCCGCGGGCGCACACGAGGGGACCACCGACTACGGTGAGCCCGGATACGGTGGGCCGAATCCGCCGGACCGGGAGCACACCTATCGGTTCCGGCTGTTCGCGCTCGACACCGATCTGGCCCTCGATTCGGGGGCGGAGAAAGAAACACTCGAAGCCGAAATCGAGGGGCACGTCCTCGATCAGGCCACACTCACCGGGACGTATGCGCCGTGA
- a CDS encoding cation:proton antiporter yields MSASTAGQPSVLMVVAVIITLGVAAQVLADRYRVPSVLFLILTGVAVGPEGLGLVTQETFGGSLSTIVGLSVAIIVFEGAFHLDHEKIHEARSAALHLVTVGAALSFAGTTVAAHYLLGIEWGIAGLIGALLIATGPTVVTPILEVVPVRDHVAAALETEGIVNDVTAAILAVVVFKLLAATEAAPSAYLVEFVERLSIGVFVGLAVAAVLWFLLTQVELPAGWSPQNARLMTLAGAILAFSLADTIATESGVAAVAVAGVVLGNADLPFEETIAEFKGDITLVVLSFVFIALATLIEFDALFALGLSGLLLVFVIAVILRPALVFISTFADQFTMRERLFMGFVGPRGIIPASVATLFSIQLQNPTPPSNPAGAEVLAGTVFLVILLTVIFEGGFARKIAETLDVIPMRVLIIGGGRVGKELAERLSERGENVVIIERDDVVAKQRRAEGFTVRTENGTDVEVLRAAGAEQAKTVIAATGDDDTNLLVAQLVRAKFQTEDVIARVNRPDNKDAFEELGVEAVSASTATAWAIDNLVERPALSEWMSELGRSGDVQEVEITDEKLVGRSVADINPDLPEGCIIALLTREGTNTVPKGDTELSMGDRLTIIGPREGVKEAVSWFHPHD; encoded by the coding sequence ATGAGCGCCAGCACAGCCGGTCAACCCAGCGTGCTGATGGTCGTCGCGGTGATCATCACCCTCGGTGTCGCCGCACAGGTGCTGGCCGACCGGTACCGCGTGCCCAGTGTGCTCTTTTTGATCCTCACCGGCGTGGCCGTGGGTCCGGAAGGGCTCGGGCTGGTCACCCAGGAGACCTTCGGCGGATCGCTCTCGACCATCGTCGGGCTGAGCGTCGCGATCATCGTCTTCGAGGGGGCATTCCACCTCGACCACGAGAAGATCCACGAGGCGCGGTCGGCGGCCCTTCATCTGGTGACTGTCGGGGCGGCGCTCTCGTTTGCCGGGACGACGGTCGCCGCACACTACCTCCTGGGCATCGAGTGGGGAATCGCGGGACTCATCGGCGCGCTCTTGATCGCGACCGGGCCAACCGTCGTCACGCCGATTCTCGAGGTCGTCCCGGTTCGAGACCACGTGGCCGCGGCCCTGGAGACGGAGGGCATCGTCAACGACGTCACGGCGGCCATCCTCGCCGTCGTCGTGTTCAAGCTGCTGGCCGCCACCGAGGCGGCCCCCAGCGCGTACCTGGTTGAGTTCGTCGAGCGTCTGAGCATCGGTGTGTTCGTCGGTCTGGCAGTTGCGGCCGTACTCTGGTTTCTCCTCACGCAGGTCGAATTGCCCGCGGGATGGAGTCCCCAGAACGCCCGCCTCATGACCCTGGCCGGGGCGATCCTGGCCTTTAGCCTCGCCGACACCATCGCCACGGAATCGGGGGTGGCCGCAGTCGCCGTGGCCGGGGTGGTCCTCGGGAACGCCGATCTCCCCTTCGAGGAGACCATCGCGGAGTTCAAAGGCGACATTACCCTGGTGGTGCTCTCCTTTGTCTTCATCGCCCTGGCGACGCTGATCGAGTTCGACGCCCTGTTCGCGCTGGGGCTCTCGGGACTGTTACTCGTGTTCGTCATCGCAGTCATCCTCCGGCCAGCGCTGGTCTTTATCTCGACGTTCGCCGACCAGTTCACGATGCGCGAGCGGCTGTTCATGGGTTTCGTGGGCCCGCGAGGGATCATCCCCGCGAGTGTCGCCACTTTGTTCTCGATCCAGTTACAGAACCCGACCCCGCCGTCGAACCCGGCGGGCGCGGAGGTTCTCGCTGGGACGGTCTTTTTGGTCATTCTTCTCACCGTGATCTTCGAGGGCGGATTCGCCAGAAAGATCGCCGAAACACTCGACGTGATACCAATGCGTGTACTCATCATCGGCGGCGGCCGAGTGGGAAAGGAACTCGCCGAACGGCTCTCGGAGCGGGGCGAAAACGTCGTCATCATCGAGCGTGACGACGTGGTCGCCAAACAGCGACGGGCCGAGGGCTTCACCGTGCGAACCGAAAACGGCACCGACGTGGAAGTGCTCAGAGCGGCCGGTGCCGAACAGGCAAAGACCGTGATCGCGGCGACCGGCGATGACGACACCAACCTGCTGGTCGCCCAGCTGGTCCGGGCGAAGTTCCAGACCGAGGACGTGATCGCCCGAGTGAACCGGCCGGACAACAAGGACGCCTTCGAGGAACTGGGCGTAGAGGCCGTTTCGGCCTCCACCGCGACCGCCTGGGCGATCGACAACCTCGTCGAGCGGCCGGCCCTCTCGGAGTGGATGAGCGAACTCGGCCGGAGCGGGGACGTCCAGGAGGTCGAGATCACCGATGAGAAACTGGTCGGCCGGTCCGTCGCGGACATCAATCCGGACCTGCCGGAGGGCTGTATCATCGCGCTGTTGACGCGTGAGGGAACGAACACGGTCCCGAAGGGCGATACGGAGCTTTCGATGGGCGATCGTCTCACCATCATCGGCCCGCGGGAAGGAGTCAAGGAGGCCGTCTCCTGGTTCCACCCACACGACTAG
- a CDS encoding site-specific DNA-methyltransferase has protein sequence METRHRVEVADARDMGAVETDSVELVVTSPPYPMIEMWDDLFVDLDPAIGDHLDAGDGQAAFELMHEALDPVWAELKRVLVDGGIACINVGDATRSLGDSFRVYQNHARILTAFEELGFEPLPEILWRKPSNSGAKFMGSGTLPPNAYVTLEHEYVLVFRNGSSRRGFEPHAPRRYESAYFWEERNKWFSDVWTDLTGELQALDHDTLRDRSAAYPFTVPYRLINMYSVYGDTVLDPFWGTGTTSLAAMAAGRNSIGYELEPEFATVFEERVANVPTLTEQVIEKRLGAHREFVASAREDGRDFGYQAKHYEFPVTTKRERGLRFYPIDRVEETKSGYRAVHEPHDDGHTPEWT, from the coding sequence ATGGAGACCCGCCACCGCGTCGAGGTCGCCGACGCCCGCGACATGGGGGCCGTCGAGACCGATTCCGTCGAACTCGTCGTCACGTCCCCACCCTACCCGATGATCGAGATGTGGGACGACCTCTTCGTCGACCTCGATCCGGCGATCGGCGATCACCTCGACGCCGGCGACGGTCAGGCGGCCTTCGAGTTGATGCACGAGGCCTTAGACCCCGTCTGGGCGGAACTCAAGAGAGTGCTCGTAGACGGCGGCATCGCCTGCATCAACGTCGGTGACGCGACCCGATCGCTGGGCGATAGTTTCCGGGTCTATCAGAACCACGCCCGAATCCTGACCGCTTTCGAGGAACTGGGCTTCGAACCCCTACCCGAGATCCTGTGGCGAAAACCGAGCAACTCGGGGGCGAAGTTCATGGGTTCGGGAACGCTGCCGCCGAACGCGTATGTCACGCTCGAACACGAGTACGTGCTGGTCTTTCGGAACGGGTCGAGTCGCCGGGGCTTCGAGCCACATGCACCGCGTCGCTACGAATCGGCGTACTTCTGGGAGGAGCGAAACAAGTGGTTCTCCGACGTCTGGACCGATTTGACTGGAGAACTCCAGGCACTGGACCACGACACGTTGCGGGACCGATCCGCGGCCTACCCCTTCACCGTCCCCTACCGGCTCATCAACATGTACAGCGTCTATGGCGACACGGTCCTGGACCCATTCTGGGGGACGGGGACGACCAGCCTCGCAGCCATGGCCGCCGGCCGGAACTCGATCGGCTACGAACTCGAACCCGAGTTCGCGACGGTCTTCGAAGAGCGGGTGGCGAACGTGCCGACACTCACAGAGCAGGTCATCGAAAAGCGACTCGGGGCCCACCGTGAGTTCGTCGCGAGCGCCCGCGAGGACGGTCGGGACTTCGGCTACCAGGCCAAACACTACGAGTTTCCCGTGACGACCAAGCGCGAGCGCGGGCTCCGCTTCTACCCGATCGACCGAGTCGAGGAGACGAAATCGGGATATCGGGCCGTTCACGAGCCCCACGACGACGGCCACACACCGGAGTGGACCTGA
- a CDS encoding sodium-dependent transporter: MARETWGTRIGFILAAVGSAIGLGNIWRFPFQVSQEGGAAFMVMYLAFIILIGFPAMLAEFVVGRKTELNTVGAIRDFAGGYWKYLGGLFVFIGFVILSYYSVIGGWVLRYMLGSVTGGYAATESAGAYFVDVSAGLDTLVAHAIFMLLVIGIVALGIKQGIELGVKIMVPAILAIFAILAVYAFTLPGAGEAYAYYLSPDVGYIMQNWQSLVPAAAGQGFFTLSLGMGVMITYASYLGDDKNLGIDGISIVVLNTSVSILTGLVVFPILFSAGVDPETSGPGAIFISIAEAVLDLPFGRVVGLLFFLTVAIAALSSAISLIEVVVSYAIDEFGMDRLKATVISGIAIFLLGVPVTMNTVFVDLYDIFAAQILLVLGGILLMIIVSWLHAGEAVEELEKGIGNLGGLGTLWIWMVRVPVILVLLVSLYLGVTGYIDFLTGTFAEYLGTL; the protein is encoded by the coding sequence ATGGCACGAGAAACCTGGGGCACGCGAATCGGCTTCATCCTCGCCGCGGTGGGGAGTGCAATCGGACTGGGCAACATCTGGCGATTCCCCTTCCAGGTCAGTCAGGAAGGGGGCGCAGCGTTCATGGTGATGTATCTGGCCTTCATCATCCTCATCGGCTTCCCGGCGATGCTGGCGGAGTTCGTCGTGGGCCGGAAGACGGAGTTGAACACAGTGGGGGCGATACGTGACTTCGCCGGGGGCTACTGGAAGTATCTCGGTGGCTTGTTCGTCTTCATCGGCTTCGTCATCCTGTCCTATTACAGCGTCATCGGTGGCTGGGTCCTCCGATACATGCTCGGAAGCGTCACCGGCGGCTACGCGGCAACCGAGAGTGCGGGCGCGTACTTCGTTGACGTCTCGGCGGGTCTCGACACGCTGGTCGCTCACGCGATCTTCATGCTCCTGGTCATCGGGATCGTCGCGCTCGGCATCAAGCAAGGGATCGAACTCGGTGTGAAAATTATGGTGCCCGCGATCCTCGCGATCTTCGCCATCCTCGCCGTGTACGCCTTCACATTGCCGGGAGCCGGCGAAGCCTACGCGTACTACCTCTCGCCGGACGTCGGCTACATCATGCAGAACTGGCAGAGCCTGGTGCCGGCCGCGGCCGGACAGGGCTTTTTCACCCTCTCGCTGGGGATGGGCGTGATGATCACCTACGCCTCATACCTCGGTGACGACAAGAACCTCGGCATCGACGGGATCAGCATCGTCGTCCTCAACACTTCCGTGTCGATCCTGACCGGGCTAGTCGTCTTCCCGATCCTCTTCTCGGCCGGCGTGGATCCGGAGACCTCCGGGCCCGGCGCGATCTTCATCAGCATCGCCGAGGCGGTCCTCGACCTGCCCTTCGGACGGGTCGTGGGCCTCCTGTTCTTCCTGACGGTGGCCATCGCCGCGCTGTCCTCCGCGATCAGCCTGATCGAGGTCGTCGTCTCGTATGCGATCGACGAGTTCGGCATGGACCGGCTGAAGGCCACAGTCATCTCCGGTATCGCCATCTTCCTGCTTGGCGTCCCGGTCACGATGAACACGGTCTTCGTCGACCTGTATGACATCTTCGCCGCCCAGATCCTGCTCGTGCTCGGCGGCATTCTGCTCATGATCATCGTCTCCTGGCTGCACGCCGGCGAGGCGGTCGAGGAACTGGAGAAGGGCATTGGGAACCTCGGAGGTCTGGGTACCCTCTGGATCTGGATGGTTCGGGTCCCGGTCATCCTCGTCCTGCTCGTCTCCCTGTACCTCGGAGTCACGGGCTACATCGACTTCCTGACCGGCACGTTCGCCGAGTACCTGGGGACGCTTTAG